The proteins below are encoded in one region of Borrelia hispanica CRI:
- a CDS encoding DUF228 domain-containing protein — protein sequence MSSSNIIQIRQEYEQKVKEIKDLMKNPSMDIENFSNDTSFQDKNLTFAASGCINSNNSTCIEKYPIKGYPYKRGVKLSFG from the coding sequence GTGTCTTCAAGTAATATTATTCAAATTAGACAAGAATATGAACAAAAGGTTAAAGAGATTAAAGACCTTATGAAAAACCCAAGCATGGATATTGAGAATTTTAGTAATGATACTTCATTTCAAGATAAGAATTTAACTTTTGCTGCATCAGGTTGCATTAATAGTAACAATAGTACTTGTATAGAAAAGTATCCAATTAAAGGGTATCCATATAAGAGAGGAGTAAAGTTATCATTTGGTGA
- a CDS encoding DUF1357 family protein produces LSINELVSRELAEVQDRSEKERKLLQEATRINEIDTLASKYLSNHFNKDMLLSKGYSLDEILLAQRRELVRKYVNPDQIRAIAKIDSVEHIEGNILEQLLELAKVNIKARKNNDALSNSLSRKDALKFEDQLSISNPNFRPINHNELRDGIANFYRERQRKFTKLKKHVS; encoded by the coding sequence TTAAGTATAAATGAACTAGTATCCCGAGAGCTTGCTGAAGTACAAGATAGGAGTGAAAAAGAACGTAAGTTACTACAAGAAGCTACACGAATTAATGAGATAGATACATTAGCATCTAAATATTTAAGTAATCATTTTAACAAAGACATGCTTTTATCTAAGGGTTATTCACTTGATGAGATACTCTTAGCGCAAAGACGAGAACTTGTGAGGAAATATGTTAATCCGGATCAAATCAGAGCTATAGCTAAAATTGATTCAGTCGAACATATTGAAGGAAATATATTAGAACAATTATTAGAACTTGCTAAGGTTAATATAAAGGCAAGAAAGAATAATGACGCATTAAGCAATTCTTTATCTAGGAAAGATGCACTTAAATTTGAAGATCAACTGTCTATTTCAAATCCCAATTTTAGACCGATAAATCATAATGAACTCAGAGATGGTATAGCAAATTTTTATAGAGAGAGACAGAGAAAATTTACTAAATTAAAGAAGCATGTTTCATAA